From a region of the Mycosarcoma maydis chromosome 7, whole genome shotgun sequence genome:
- a CDS encoding DNA-directed RNA polymerase III subunit RPC25 (related to RPC25 - DNA-direcred RNA polymerase III, 25 KD subunit): MFALAEIEDTISVHPSAFGQPSLTSISGQINTKYANKILVDVGLCISLFDILSCSEGKVRFGDGCLYHHVTFRLIVFRPFTQEVLTGKIKSSDEAGIRVSMGFFDDIYIPYHLIPKPCAFDHQERAWFWLYEARTEQIAADPLLSQPEERMYLDTAEAVRFTVESDAFWDSEPGPGAATRSADSATQNALHQKEHTTKETKPHYSITASIAGSGLGLVSWWTGAEAAADQADEYIEQIQLEHMTEPANP, encoded by the coding sequence ATGTTTGCCCTCGCAGAGATCGAAGATACAATCAGTGTCCACCCATCAGCCTTCGGTCAGCCTTCGTTGACGAGCATTTCAGGACAGATCAACACCAAGTATGCAAATAagatcctcgtcgatgtCGGACTTTGCATTTCGCTGTTCGACATTCTCAGTTGTTCCGAAGGCAAAGTGCGTTTCGGAGATGGTTGTCTCTATCACCACGTCACATTTCGACTTATCGTCTTTCGTCCTTTCACGCAGGAGGTTCTCACAGGCAAGATCAAGTCTTCCGATGAAGCAGGTATTCGTGTCAGCATGGGATTCTTTGATGATATTTACATTCCTTACCATCTGATCCCCAAGCCGTGCGCTTTCGACCACCAGGAGCGCGCGTGGTTTTGGCTGTACGAAGCAAGAACCGAGCAGATTGCAGCTGATCCGCTCTTAAGCCAGCCGGAGGAGAGGATGTACCTCGACACAGCAGAAGCGGTCAGGTTCACGGTGGAATCGGATGCTTTCTGGGATTCAGAACCAGGACCCGGCGCTGCAACACGATCAGCAGACTCGGCAACACAAAACGCGCTCCATCAAAAAGAGCATACGACCAAAGAAACAAAGCCGCACTACAGCATCACGGCCAGCATTGCCGGTAGTGGATTGGGTCTTGTCTCATGGTGGACAGGtgccgaggcagcagcagatcaagCCGACGAGTACATCGAACAAATTCAACTCGAGCACATGACCGAACCGGCGAATCCATAG
- a CDS encoding SAM complex subunit SAM50 (related to SAM50 - essential component of the SAM or TOB complex of the mitochondrial outer membrane), whose protein sequence is MEFDSLKEQRTNVHDAAEARAAAAAASVEAESDSASSSSQPSWSRRSKRPAQAKSAEASTTSAFDSPFGRAMAEPDLGNQDESHSEPLQDGSLPTTGLGSDQHAAPSTALSDDIDKAADTPVEEQEPIKPHNLLQATELLQAGANSPLPFAPAPILRLNAIRISGAGRALRPSYLASLCRPYMDPTLSDQNPNANIIHSLYYGSRISHVLPSQPTTLPSILALTSSLAGDLDKLDVFRNIEASLAPSMFPGASQEDVDVIIACGKPKGRVFLKSSTDVGNGEGSASVQGRIRNVLGGAETLQGSATFGTRTKQAFNLEFGGPLAGNPDIEYKLAAFSHERDYSAFASLSEAVKGVRASINSSLTDEPKGVVDACQDVMPAATTTQHEFAYEASLRELGRVMGDASVAVRKMAVAPSVKSALSWTWVRESRDSAILPSSGSKLRTVLEYAGLGGDAQHVKAELEASTGRHISPLRSLLSLASWTTTSASGLLGQETSSLHSTRPPTSLDADSIGSLSSILHPIYATLTLRSGLLHALSFSAPHFSDRFQLGGPTSLRMFRHSSLGPKCDTDSLGADAFWSLGLSLLSPIPKLPHWPLMLHTFFNAGQMSQLPPPSHSSAWRTACQSLLQPSTSIGVGLVYFQGPLRVELNAGVPLTARNGDATRTGLQLGIGIDFL, encoded by the coding sequence ATGGAGTTCGACAGCCTCAAAGAACAGCGAACCAACGTCCACGACGCGGCCGAAGCAAgagcggctgctgctgctgcttcagTTGAAGCAGAATCCGACTcagcttcctcgagctcgcagCCCTCTTGGTCTCGTCGCAGCAAGCGACCAGCGCAAGCAAAAAGTGCAGAGGCATCTACTACCTCTGCTTTCGACTCGCCGTTTGGAAGAGCAATGGCTGAACCCGACTTGGGCAACCAGGATGAGAGCCATTCTGAGCCGCTCCAGGACGGATCTCTGCCAACCACAGGATTGGGTTCTGATCAACATGCTGCGCCTTCTACCGCCTTGTCCGATGATATCGATAAAGCAGCCGATACACCGgtcgaggagcaggagccCATCAAGCCACACAATCTGCTTCAAGCAACTGAGCTGCTTCAGGCTGGCGCCAACTCACCCTTGCCCtttgcacctgcaccgATTCTACGACTCAACGCAATCCGCATCTCTGGCGCCGGGCGTGCACTTCGTCCGAGCTACCTCGCTTCGCTCTGCAGACCATATATGGATCCCACGCTTTCCGACCAGAATCCAAACGCGAACATCATCCATTCACTCTACTACGgctctcgcatctcgcacGTTCTTCCCAGCCAACCTACTACGCTACCCTCCATCCTCGCGCTGACATCGTCCCTAGCCGGCGATctggacaagctcgatgtGTTCCGCAACATTGAAGCGTCACTGGCGCCGTCCATGTTTCCCGGGGCGAGCCAAgaggatgtggatgtgATTATTGCTTGTGGCAAGCCAAAGGGACGCGTCTTTCTGAAATCGTCGACGGATGTAGGCAACGGTGAAGGATCTGCCTCTGTTCAAGGGCGCATTCGCAATGTACTGGGCGGTGCAGAAACGTTGCAAGGTAGTGCGACGTTCGGAACACGCACAAAGCAGGCCTTTAACCTGGAATTCGGCGGTCCGCTCGCTGGAAATCCCGACATCGAATACAAGCTAGCAGCCTTCTCGCACGAGCGTGACTATTCGGCTTTTGCTTCGCTGTCCGAAGCTGTCAAGGGTGTGCGCGCCAGTATCAACAGCTCACTCACTGATGAGCCGAAAGGTGTCGTCGATGCTTGTCAAGACGTCATGCCGGCggcaacgacgacgcagcACGAATTCGCGTACGAAGCGTCGTTGAGAGAGTTGGGGAGGGTGATGGGTGATGCAAGTGTAGCTGTGAGGAAGATGGCGGTGGCACCGAGTGTCAAGTCGGCGCTCAGCTGGACATGGGTGCGCGAGAGTAGGGATAGTGCGATTCTGCCGAGTAGCGGAAGCAAGCTGAGGACGGTGCTGGAGTATGCCGGCTTGGGTGGTGATGCGCAACACGTCAAGGCGGAGCTGGAAGCAAGTACCGGACGACACATTTCGCCCTTGCGGTCGTTGTTGTCACTAGCATCTTGGACCACGACAAGCGCATCTGGGCTACTCGGTCAAGAGACGAGCTCTCTGCACTCAACAAGACCTCCAACGTCTCTCGATGCCGactcgatcggctcgcTCTCCTCGATCCTGCACCCGATCTATGCCACGCTCACCTTGCGTTCCGGCTTGCTACACGCGCTCTCTTTCTCCGCACCCCACTTTAGCGATCGCTTTCAACTCGGTGGACCCACGTCGCTGCGCATGTTCCGTCACTCGTCGCTTGGCCCGAAATGCGACACTGATTCGCTCGGCGCCGACGCCTTCTGGTCACTAGGCCTATCGCTTCTCTCGCCAATCCCAAAACTGCCCCACTGGCCGTTGATGCTACATACCTTTTTCAACGCTGGCCAGATGTCGCAGTTGCCTCCACCATCCCACTCGTCCGCTTGGCGCACCGCTTGCCAGTCGCTCCTGCAACCATCCACCAGCATCGGCGTAGGACTCGTCTACTTCCAGGGCCCGTTGAGGGTCGAGCTCAACGCTGGTGTCCCACTCACTGCACGCAACGGCGATGCCACCAGAACAGGCCTCCAGTTGGGCATCGGTATTGATTTCCTATAA
- a CDS encoding putative 26S proteasome regulatory subunit — protein sequence MARGDGQELGITVPVEDPKKTEQEKAKEKQREEAARKGLPPFSEKKANGKEKPEDELSEDDLQLKNELEMLVERLKEDDSSLYRPALESLRTLIRTSTSSMTSVPKPLKFLRPHYPELKTLYESWSQASADKSLFAEILSVLAMTYSDNGQRETLHFRLKANQVASDGKSEDPGLWGHEYMRHLAAELGEEYNARSQDEKNTDELLELALQVVPFSLTHNAEADAVDLLLELEAIDKLPQFVDKDTYARVCLYMVSCVNLLVPPDDAMFLRTAHEIYRKHDRFAEAMTLALRLGDKHLVRSDFEAPKNPTMRKQLAFMLARQHIPIEWLQDEDSPITDNELLDILYNSHLSRHFVDFGKELNVFEPKSLEDIYKTHLENSRTGLGGTVDSARGNLASTFVNAFVNAGFGNDKLMVDAPEGNSWIYKNKDSGMLSATASLGMSLLWNTETGLDQIDKYSYSSEEAIKAGAFLAYGIVHSGLRSELDEAMALLSEHIESQSIPLKISAIVGLGLAYAGFCREDIAALLLPNIQDETTPMEVAAMSALSLGFVFAGSCHGEITPTILQSMMERDPAQLDDKWARFMILGLALLFLGKQDESDATIETLKAIEHPISKQAQVLVDMCSYAGTGNVLKVQNMLHYCTERSAPETSDETEGDNTNAETENAESSQDKDDQEDKETNDLFQAFAVIGIALVTMGEEVGAEMATRHLSHLMHYGEATTRRAVPLALALLHPSNPSMPVLDTLSKYSHDSDLDVAINAILAMGLVGAGSNNARLAQMLRQLAGYYYKEPDCLFMVRVSQGLVHMGKGTIGINPYHTDRQLMSRNAVAGILALLTSMTDARGFVLDQSHWMLYFLSSAMYPRFLITLDENLEALPTSVRVGKAVDVVGQAGKPRTISGFQTHTTPVRVGTFERAELGTEEYLSYAHVLEGFSILLKNPGYVKEEDL from the coding sequence ATGGCGCGTGGAGACGGCCAAGAGCTCGGCATCACCGTCCCTGTCGAGGATCCCAAAAAGACAGAACAGGAAAAGGCAAAAGAGAAGCAGCGCGAAGAAGCCGCCCGCAAGGGTCTTCCGCCTTTCAGCGAAAAGAAAGCGAATGGCAAGGAAAAGCCGGAAGATGAACTGAGCGAAGACGATTTGCAGCTCAAGAATGAGCTTGAAATGCTCGTAGAGCGTCTCAAAGAGGACGACTCTTCCCTCTATCGCCCAGCGCTTGAATCGCTCCGGACGCTGATTCGAACCAGTACCTCGTCCATGACCTCGGTTCCAAAACCTCTCAAGTTTCTCCGTCCCCACTACCCCGAGCTCAAGACTCTCTACGAATCATGGAGCCAAGCGAGCGCCGACAAGAGCCTTTTCGCTGAGATCCTCTCGGTGCTTGCCATGACATATTCAGACAACGGCCAGCGCGAAACGCTCCACTTTCGTCTCAAGGCCAACCAAGTCGCTTCCGATGGCAAGTCGGAAGACCCCGGTCTCTGGGGTCACGAGTACATGCGCCATCTCgcagccgagctcggcgaggaGTACAACGCACGCTCCCAAGACGAAAAGAACACcgacgagcttctcgagcttgccctTCAAGTCGTCCCCTTCAGTCTCACCCACAATGCCGAAGCCGATGCTGTCGacctcttgctcgagctcgaggctaTTGACAAGCTACCCCAGTTCGTCGACAAGGACACTTACGCACGTGTTTGCCTTTACATGGTCAGCTGCGTCAACCTCCTCGTGCCACCCGACGATGCCATGTTTCTACGTACCGCTCACGAAATCTACCGCAAGCACGATCGATTCGCCGAAGCCATGACGCTCGCTCTCCGTCTCGGCGACAAGCACCTCGTGCGTTCCGACTTTGAAGCGCCAAAGAACCCCACCAtgcgcaagcagctcgccttCATGCTCGCAAGACAGCACATCCCCATCGAGTGGCTCCAAGACGAAGACTCACCCATCACCGACAATGAATTGCTCGACATTCTTTACAACTCGCATCTCTCCCGCCACTTTGTCGACTTTGGCAAGGAGCTCAACGTTTTCGAGCCAAAGAGTCTCGAGGACATCTACAAGACACATCTCGAAAACTCGCGCACCGGCCTCGGCGGCACGGTCGACTCGGCGCGTGGCAACCTCGCCAGCACCTTTGTCAACGCCTTTGTCAATGCCGGCTTTGGCAACGATAAGCTCATGGTCGACGCACCCGAAGGCAACTCGTGGATCTACAAAAACAAGGACAGCGGCATGCTTTCCGCCACCGCTTCACTCGGTATGAGTCTGCTCTGGAACACCGAGACCGGTCTGGACCAGATCGACAAGTACTCTTACTCGTCCGAAGAGGCCATCAAGGCCGGTGCCTTTCTCGCCTATGGTATCGTTCACTCTGGTTTGCgttccgagctcgacgaggccaTGGCGCTTCTCTCGGAGCACATTGAATCGCAGAGCATCCCTCTCAAGATCTCAGCCATCGTCGgcctcggtctcgcctACGCTGGCTTCTGCCGTGAGGACATCgccgcgctgctgctcccCAACATCCAGGACGAGACAACACCCATGGAGGTTGCCGCCATGTCGGCGCTTTCGCTCGGCTTCGTGTTTGCAGGCAGCTGTCACGGTGAGATTACGCCAACGATTCTGCAGAGTATGATGGAGCGCGACCCGGCTCAGCTGGACGACAAGTGGGCGCGTTTCATGATTTTGGGTCTCGCGCTCCTATTCCTCGGCAAGCaggacgagagcgatgccaccatcgagacgctcaaggCGATCGAGCACCCCATCAGCAAGCAGGCGCAAGTCCTTGTTGACATGTGCTCTTACGCCGGCACGGGTAACGTGCTCAAGGTGCAAAACATGCTCCACTACTGCACCGAGCGTTCAGCACCCGAGACAAGCGACGAGACAGAGGGAGACAATACCAATGCCGAGACAGAGAATGCCGAGTCATCTCAAGACAAGGACGACcaggaggacaaggagaCCAACGACCTTTTCCAGGCGTTTGCCGTGATCGGCATCGCGTTGGTCACCATGGGAGAAGAGGTGGGTGCCGAGATGGCCACGCGCCATCTGTCGCACCTTATGCACTACGGTGAGGCAACGACTCGTCGTGCAGTGCCGCTCGcgttggcgctgctgcatcctTCGAACCCATCGATGCCCGTGTTGGATACGCTGTCCAAGTATTCGCACGACTCGGATCTGGATGTGGCCATCAACGCGATCCTCGCTATGGGCCTCGTCGGTGCCGGCTCCAACAATGCACGTCTGGCGCAGATGCTGAGGCAATTGGCTGGCTACTACTACAAGGAACCTGACTGTCTGTTTATGGTGCGCGTTTCGCAAGGTCTTGTGCACATGGGTAAAGGCACGATCGGTATCAACCCGTACCACACGGACCGACAGCTCATGTCACGCAACGCGGTGGCGGGTATTCTGGCTCTGCTCACCTCTATGACGGATGCACGTGGCTTTGTGCTGGATCAGTCGCACTGGATGTTGTACTTTCTCAGCTCGGCCATGTACCCGAGATTCCTGATCACGCTCGATGAGAACCTCGAGGCGCTGCCAACGAGCGTTCGTGTGGGTAAGGCGGTGGACGTGGTTGGACAGGCAGGCAAGCCGAGAACCATCAGCGGGTTCCAAACTCACACCACGCCGGTCCGTGTCGGCACGTTTGAAAGGGCAGAATTGGGTACCGAAGAGTACCTAAGCTACGCGCACGTTCTCGAAGGTTtcagcatcttgctcaAGAATCCAGGTTACGTCAAGGAGGAAGATTTGTGA